A portion of the Pedobacter cryoconitis genome contains these proteins:
- a CDS encoding FecR family protein, translating into MIKPNPDLTHYNLEDFVTDLSFISWVLLPNPELSAYWENVRFSHPEQIKNMEQASKIISGITLKPAIFDQQEEDVLWDNIAAKTTIHQISHTTKLWRIISTAAVLLLVGGAFFLYQANRQVTYITAFGEKRTIILPDHSQVVLNANSKLHYLKNWGSNKKREVWISGEAFFVVNHLHQSGTILPGDNFVVHAGQLAIEVLGTTFNVNDRRGLINVSLVTGKVSLAVKAKKFVMKPGEVFEYQSGQDTIIRKKTKAVQKIVWRNNKLEFSQTPVIEVFKQIEDLYGYKVVVRNPKILEKKLTGTFVTGSESAFLKGLSIALDITFTKSSSKQLIVQ; encoded by the coding sequence ATGATCAAACCAAATCCGGACTTAACTCACTATAACCTGGAAGATTTCGTCACAGATCTCTCCTTCATATCATGGGTGTTGTTACCCAATCCGGAGCTTTCAGCTTATTGGGAAAATGTACGTTTTAGTCATCCTGAACAAATTAAAAACATGGAGCAGGCGTCTAAAATTATATCCGGTATCACTTTAAAACCTGCGATTTTTGATCAGCAGGAAGAAGATGTGTTGTGGGACAACATAGCTGCAAAAACTACCATACATCAAATATCGCACACCACAAAATTATGGAGAATAATCAGTACAGCTGCTGTGTTACTTCTGGTTGGAGGAGCATTCTTTTTATATCAGGCAAATCGCCAGGTAACGTATATTACTGCTTTCGGAGAAAAAAGAACCATCATTCTTCCCGATCATTCCCAGGTCGTACTCAATGCCAACAGTAAACTGCATTATTTGAAGAACTGGGGCAGCAATAAAAAAAGAGAAGTTTGGATATCCGGCGAAGCCTTTTTTGTGGTAAATCATTTACATCAGTCTGGCACTATACTACCGGGAGATAATTTTGTGGTTCATGCCGGTCAGCTCGCCATCGAAGTACTTGGAACAACTTTTAATGTGAACGACAGACGTGGGCTGATCAATGTTTCTCTTGTTACAGGTAAAGTTAGCCTGGCAGTTAAAGCCAAAAAATTTGTGATGAAACCAGGGGAAGTATTTGAATATCAATCTGGTCAGGATACCATCATTAGAAAAAAGACAAAAGCAGTCCAGAAAATTGTGTGGAGAAACAACAAACTTGAATTCTCACAGACACCTGTAATAGAAGTATTTAAACAGATTGAAGACCTCTATGGTTATAAGGTAGTAGTTCGCAACCCAAAAATACTGGAGAAGAAACTCACAGGAACTTTTGTGACCGGAAGTGAATCCGCATTCTTAAAAGGACTTTCTATTGCACTGGATATAACATTCACTAAAAGTTCATCTAAACAGTTAATTGTACAATAA
- a CDS encoding TonB-dependent receptor domain-containing protein — protein sequence MKYLTFFIALICFIHLSNPSYASQISVNERPVKEIIDKIAHQYHINFMYQDGLLTGKTTTFEIDPIAGQNIEQVLGQLFKQSDLSFYHVENSNYIIYTRSKKEVLLLPVKDVSSTVKDTVQPATVTGYVYDHAKKTLAYSSVQLLKAKDTSLVKSSLCDSTGKYTFKNIATGNYLIKVFQMGYKTTLSNIFALTSAGVRLPPVLLPLSSKQLNEVRVVAKKQFIERKIDRTIMNVDNSILASGGSVNELLEIAPGVSIDNEQISMKGKQGVIVMIDDKPVKLSAAEIGTLLQSMPANSIDKIELITNPSSKYDAEGKGGIINIKTKKGSNPGFNGTVTTGFTVGVRPRFTESITLNFKAKKLNIFSNYSFQHNLQTSTFLSDKIITGPENIKYNQHEIAHNRSISNNLRLGADYTVNEHNTIGILGTLNNNTNRSDFTQNTLFKDFNSGQPDSSLSSLNNGRASYNTYGLNINAKHIFGADEHVILFNADYTAYQSSNPNTFINSYFNKDEVLNRPQEKVLNASDIDIRVYTAKLDYTNPISKNAKFEIGIKTAYTHSNSNILFQNGDVQGNLITDLNRSNTFDYKEYINAAYLNYITKLGQLTHLQIGIRGEQTNYKGNSITTGAKFDRIYFQLFPSLFLLRDIGEDQISLSYSRRIGRPGYEDLNPFIDYSSPYFYTQGNPLLQPETTHSIEFSYLFKKDLSMAISYSKTKNYFNYFTSLADSTGATKQTIDNFKDYNTLNLSISYNKRVSSWWNLTANGDFFYERYKTPILDTYIDLKQGAYNLNLLNSIELNPRLSFEIMGLFKSKRIVLTRRIDSRYRVDAGLKYAVLKNKGAVKLGVTDIFYSYINQGVNETAGLYSSFYNKNENRRFSLSFNYKFGSKPTAPKKDLSNQAELDRLK from the coding sequence ATGAAGTATTTAACCTTTTTTATTGCACTTATCTGTTTTATTCATCTTTCTAATCCTTCCTATGCCTCGCAGATTTCAGTTAATGAACGTCCTGTAAAGGAAATAATTGACAAAATAGCTCATCAGTACCATATCAATTTTATGTATCAGGACGGATTACTTACAGGAAAAACTACCACTTTTGAGATAGATCCAATTGCCGGTCAAAATATAGAACAAGTACTTGGTCAGCTCTTTAAACAGTCTGACCTGTCTTTTTATCATGTAGAGAATAGTAATTATATCATCTATACCAGATCAAAAAAAGAGGTCTTGCTATTGCCCGTTAAAGACGTGAGCAGTACAGTTAAAGATACGGTTCAACCGGCAACGGTTACGGGTTATGTTTATGATCATGCTAAAAAAACATTGGCCTACAGTTCAGTTCAGCTATTGAAAGCTAAAGATACATCATTGGTAAAAAGCAGCTTGTGTGACAGTACAGGGAAATATACTTTTAAAAATATTGCGACCGGAAATTATTTGATTAAAGTCTTTCAAATGGGATATAAAACTACTTTAAGCAATATTTTCGCTTTAACCTCAGCAGGTGTCAGACTGCCCCCTGTACTGCTTCCTTTGTCCTCCAAACAGTTGAACGAAGTGCGTGTGGTTGCAAAAAAACAGTTTATAGAGCGCAAAATTGACCGTACAATTATGAATGTAGACAACAGCATACTGGCAAGCGGCGGCTCGGTCAATGAACTGTTGGAAATTGCACCTGGAGTTTCCATTGATAACGAGCAAATTAGCATGAAAGGAAAACAGGGGGTAATTGTAATGATAGACGATAAACCGGTAAAATTATCTGCGGCTGAGATCGGTACCCTGCTTCAAAGTATGCCGGCAAATTCGATTGATAAAATTGAACTGATTACCAATCCTTCTTCTAAATATGATGCAGAGGGTAAAGGGGGAATTATAAATATCAAAACTAAAAAGGGCAGTAATCCTGGCTTCAACGGTACAGTAACTACTGGATTTACTGTGGGTGTACGACCGAGGTTTACTGAAAGTATAACTCTGAATTTTAAAGCAAAGAAGCTGAACATTTTCAGTAACTATAGCTTCCAGCATAACCTGCAAACTTCAACATTTCTGAGTGATAAGATTATAACCGGACCTGAAAACATTAAGTATAACCAGCATGAAATAGCGCACAACCGATCTATTTCCAATAATTTAAGATTGGGTGCTGACTATACAGTTAATGAACATAATACCATCGGAATACTGGGCACATTAAATAACAACACTAACCGGTCAGATTTCACGCAAAATACATTATTTAAAGATTTTAACAGTGGCCAGCCTGATTCCAGTCTATCTTCTTTAAACAATGGAAGGGCTTCCTATAATACCTACGGTCTGAATATTAACGCAAAACACATTTTCGGAGCTGATGAACATGTAATTTTATTTAATGCAGATTATACCGCTTACCAGTCGTCGAATCCGAATACCTTTATCAATAGTTATTTTAACAAAGATGAGGTCTTAAACCGACCACAGGAAAAGGTACTAAATGCTTCGGATATTGATATCAGGGTTTACACAGCAAAACTTGACTATACCAATCCTATCTCTAAAAATGCCAAGTTTGAAATAGGGATCAAAACAGCTTATACCCACTCCAATAGTAATATCCTATTCCAAAATGGAGATGTACAGGGCAATCTTATCACAGATCTCAATCGAAGCAATACTTTCGATTACAAGGAATATATAAACGCAGCTTATCTTAACTATATAACAAAACTAGGTCAATTAACCCACCTTCAGATAGGCATAAGAGGAGAACAAACTAATTATAAGGGTAACTCTATAACTACAGGAGCAAAGTTTGACCGAATCTATTTCCAGCTTTTCCCAAGCCTTTTCCTGTTAAGAGATATCGGAGAAGACCAAATCAGCTTGTCTTATAGCCGCAGAATAGGACGGCCCGGCTACGAGGATTTAAATCCTTTTATTGACTATTCTTCTCCATACTTTTATACACAGGGCAATCCCTTACTTCAACCAGAGACTACCCATTCCATTGAATTCAGCTACTTATTTAAAAAAGATCTGAGCATGGCAATTTCCTACAGTAAAACAAAAAATTATTTTAATTATTTTACCTCACTGGCCGATAGCACTGGGGCTACTAAACAGACTATAGATAATTTTAAAGATTACAATACACTCAACTTATCAATCAGTTACAATAAGAGAGTTTCATCGTGGTGGAATCTCACCGCAAACGGAGATTTTTTTTATGAAAGATACAAAACGCCCATCCTTGATACCTATATTGATCTGAAACAAGGAGCATATAACCTCAATCTGCTCAATTCTATTGAATTAAATCCCCGCTTGTCTTTTGAAATTATGGGATTGTTCAAATCAAAACGCATAGTCCTCACGCGTCGGATTGACTCTAGATACAGAGTTGATGCAGGCTTAAAGTACGCGGTATTAAAAAATAAAGGAGCTGTTAAATTGGGGGTTACAGATATTTTCTACAGTTATATCAATCAAGGAGTAAATGAGACAGCGGGTTTGTACAGCAGTTTTTATAATAAAAATGAAAACCGAAGGTTCAGTTTAAGCTTTAATTACAAATTTGGTAGTAAGCCTACTGCACCTAAAAAAGACCTGAGCAACCAGGCAGAATTGGATAGGTTAAAGTAA
- a CDS encoding sodium:solute symporter family transporter, with the protein MNSKLSIGGIGVFVIYFIIVALYGYYVYKKKSKVNDSKNFFLAEGSLTWWAIGASIIASNISAEQFIGMSGEGFFAGIAVAVYEWLGAAVLILVAVFFMPVYIKNKIYTMPQFLKNRYNGSVALIMSVFWIFLYVFINLTSILYLGALAINGLIGGDYFHIVMICLAVFAIIITLGGMRVIGYTDVIQVGVLIIGGLATTYMTLTIVGEKFGVGSEAIAGFKVLLREAPEHFHLMLAKPKPGASQVDINKYLILPAVGMYAAGQWISNLNYWGCNQYITQRALGADLQTARTGILFASLLKILMPVIVMLPGIIAYVLYKGGHLQLTGGKDSAYSAILSLLPPELKGLAAAALTAAIVASLAGKCNSISTIFTLDIYKKHINIQSSEQRMVWTGRIAIVISMVVAVLFTWNDLLGIGRAGGYTFVQKYTSYISPGVFATFILGMFWKRTNSIAAFTGIIFGFLISVFFNEFAVKVFGPETILYTAFPNMDGIYEIPFFICLSWSFIITVLVMVGTSILGPRINPKAFELDAQMFKLKPSSIVLIVSIMLLLIAIYARFW; encoded by the coding sequence ATCGTCGCTTTATATGGATACTATGTTTACAAAAAGAAAAGTAAGGTTAATGATTCTAAAAATTTCTTTTTAGCCGAAGGGTCACTCACTTGGTGGGCAATAGGAGCCTCAATTATTGCCTCTAATATATCTGCAGAACAATTTATCGGAATGAGCGGAGAAGGGTTTTTCGCTGGTATAGCAGTTGCTGTCTACGAATGGCTTGGGGCTGCGGTACTGATTCTGGTAGCTGTATTTTTTATGCCTGTATATATCAAGAATAAGATCTATACAATGCCGCAATTCCTTAAAAACCGTTACAATGGCAGTGTAGCATTGATCATGAGTGTATTCTGGATTTTCCTGTACGTTTTTATCAATTTAACGTCTATCTTATATTTAGGAGCCTTAGCTATCAATGGATTGATAGGTGGTGACTATTTTCATATCGTCATGATCTGTCTGGCAGTATTTGCGATAATAATTACGTTAGGTGGCATGCGTGTAATTGGCTATACTGATGTGATCCAGGTAGGTGTCCTGATTATCGGTGGCCTGGCTACCACGTATATGACTTTAACTATTGTTGGCGAGAAGTTTGGCGTTGGCAGTGAAGCTATTGCAGGTTTTAAAGTTTTACTGAGAGAAGCGCCAGAACATTTTCATCTGATGCTGGCCAAACCTAAGCCAGGTGCTTCGCAGGTGGATATCAATAAATACCTGATTCTCCCCGCTGTAGGGATGTATGCAGCAGGTCAGTGGATCAGTAATCTCAATTATTGGGGTTGTAATCAATATATCACACAACGTGCACTGGGTGCTGATTTACAGACTGCCCGTACAGGTATTCTTTTTGCGAGCCTGCTTAAAATATTAATGCCAGTCATTGTCATGTTGCCGGGGATTATCGCTTATGTGCTATACAAAGGTGGTCATTTACAGTTGACAGGAGGCAAAGACAGTGCATATTCTGCTATTCTTAGTCTTTTGCCGCCCGAATTAAAAGGTTTGGCTGCCGCTGCTTTAACTGCTGCCATTGTGGCCTCACTGGCTGGAAAATGTAATAGTATATCGACTATTTTTACACTTGATATCTATAAAAAACATATCAATATACAATCAAGTGAGCAGCGAATGGTATGGACAGGACGTATTGCTATTGTCATTTCCATGGTTGTCGCAGTATTGTTTACCTGGAATGATTTACTGGGAATCGGAAGGGCAGGTGGTTATACCTTCGTTCAAAAATACACCAGTTATATCAGTCCAGGGGTTTTTGCGACTTTCATTTTAGGGATGTTCTGGAAGCGTACCAATAGTATAGCTGCCTTTACAGGCATTATCTTTGGCTTTCTGATCTCTGTTTTCTTTAATGAATTTGCAGTAAAAGTATTTGGCCCGGAAACAATTTTATATACAGCTTTTCCAAATATGGATGGGATATATGAAATTCCATTCTTTATTTGTCTGAGCTGGTCATTTATCATCACTGTGCTGGTTATGGTTGGTACAAGTATTTTAGGTCCCCGTATCAATCCTAAAGCTTTTGAACTCGATGCACAAATGTTTAAGCTAAAACCATCATCAATAGTATTAATCGTATCTATAATGCTGCTGTTAATTGCAATTTATGCACGTTTCTGGTAA
- a CDS encoding LytR/AlgR family response regulator transcription factor, translating to MKITCYIIDEDLNSIDTLKKHIDDIVFLELIGFHTKAEEGIAEVKTMLPDFVFLGIDMPVSEGAGFSAQIASITKIVYISMFTAYAFEAFKHNAIDYLLKPVSKLKFIQCIGKIIYALPQPSMVTQQPKSLNPSYIYLKELATNRLFKVELDDIFYIESNNNNVIFNLDKKTCIVQVPLKKIIIQLPPDIFLRIHKSFIVNHKKIIHIDGNMVVLKNKTVLLLGSTYRESFYNYIRTAIVKTGRDK from the coding sequence ATGAAGATAACTTGTTATATTATCGATGAAGATCTTAATTCAATTGATACGCTGAAAAAGCATATTGACGACATTGTTTTTCTTGAACTGATTGGGTTCCATACCAAAGCTGAAGAAGGTATAGCCGAGGTGAAAACGATGTTGCCGGATTTTGTCTTTTTAGGTATTGATATGCCTGTTTCTGAAGGAGCCGGTTTTTCTGCTCAGATTGCCTCCATTACCAAAATTGTCTACATCAGTATGTTCACAGCGTATGCTTTCGAAGCGTTTAAGCATAATGCTATAGATTATCTGCTAAAGCCAGTTTCGAAACTGAAATTCATTCAATGTATTGGCAAAATCATCTATGCTTTGCCCCAGCCCTCAATGGTTACGCAACAACCTAAATCTTTAAATCCATCCTATATTTATTTGAAAGAACTGGCAACAAACCGCTTATTTAAAGTAGAGCTTGATGATATATTTTATATTGAATCCAATAACAATAATGTGATCTTTAATTTAGACAAAAAAACTTGTATCGTTCAAGTACCCTTAAAAAAAATAATTATCCAACTCCCTCCTGATATCTTTCTCAGAATACACAAATCATTTATTGTTAATCATAAAAAGATCATTCATATTGATGGAAATATGGTTGTACTTAAAAATAAGACCGTTCTTTTATTGGGCTCAACCTATAGAGAATCTTTTTATAATTATATCAGAACAGCTATTGTAAAAACAGGCAGGGACAAATAA